From a single Cytophagales bacterium WSM2-2 genomic region:
- a CDS encoding cAMP-binding protein translates to MKEFITFILQFGNLNQQQVEMISKRAKELELKEEEYFSEAGQIPRQVGFIVEGIIRICFYNNKGEEITKYFIDENNLVVDINSFESKALSSVYIQAVTNCRLIVFSQNDWETFSNTITGWSGMVNKITSKALTRKIKRISPMVSEDATTRYLTFMEEYPKLANRIPLSYLASYLGITQSSLSRIRRSLR, encoded by the coding sequence ATGAAAGAGTTCATTACATTCATTCTGCAATTTGGAAATTTGAATCAGCAACAGGTTGAAATGATTTCAAAAAGAGCTAAAGAATTAGAGCTTAAGGAAGAAGAATATTTCTCTGAAGCCGGACAAATTCCACGGCAAGTCGGATTTATTGTAGAAGGAATTATCAGGATATGTTTTTACAACAATAAGGGAGAAGAGATAACAAAGTATTTCATTGACGAAAACAATTTGGTTGTTGATATCAATAGTTTTGAAAGCAAAGCGCTGTCATCCGTATACATACAGGCTGTTACCAATTGCAGGCTGATCGTATTTTCACAAAATGACTGGGAGACGTTTTCAAATACAATAACCGGTTGGAGTGGTATGGTGAATAAAATCACTTCAAAAGCGTTGACGAGAAAAATTAAACGGATAAGCCCTATGGTTTCAGAAGACGCGACTACACGTTACCTGACGTTTATGGAAGAATATCCAAAACTGGCTAACCGCATTCCACTCTCTTATCTAGCTTCTTACTTAGGCATTACTCAATCTTCTTTGAGCAGAATAAGAAGAAGTCTTCGCTGA